A genomic segment from Streptomyces sp. NBC_00459 encodes:
- a CDS encoding helix-turn-helix transcriptional regulator, translating to MLWPVETRSVCPVFVGRADELGVLHDALARAATGEPQALLLGGEAGVGKTRLVEEFAEAASGRGAVVALGGCVEIGADGLPFAPFSTALRALLRALPDELAAAAAGQEEELARLLPELGETGAGRHDEEGMARLFELTARLLERVAADRTVVVALEDLHWADASTRHLLAYLFRTLRTGRLVVLATYRADDIHRRHPLRPLLAELDRLRTVRRIELSRFNRAEVGRQIAGILAAEPAPAQVDEIFDRSDGNAFFVEELAVAAHEGCRTRLTDTLRDLLLVRVESLPESAQRVARIVAEGGSTVEYRLLAAVAGLAEDDLIEALRAAVGANLLLATPAGDGYRFRHSLVREAVADDLLPGERSRLNRRYAEALEAEPTLVPADQRAMRLASYWYHAHDPAKALPAVLDASVTARRRYAYSEQLRLLERAMELWDAAPDAVRATLRPVDYTEIYPPYGCDSAPTALRYLDLMAEAAVAGRLCGERERALKIIKRALHLLEDDGDPLRAAWFWCQRSRLVQAQSRGDGWKELGTAQELVRGLPPSEVHAEVLANVAAWSMLHSPGPDALAAAEQAVEYARMVGAHETELHARLTHGGLLIDAGATETGFAEMRAVKEQSVAENIFFVAGRAYVNLPSGLESVGRSRDSVPILEEGIAYTRRFGLLDSEAWVWGNLSQSLYSLGRWDAAADAATNALRRGHSTKPQGGGAICLAQLALDRGDLPEATRQLATAHEHFGTHDPMPQHDLLLALVTIGVAAAEGRLLDARTELGHVLDTGFPPGTHRYGWPLLLAAVTAEADARALPTVAAGRAEILERIRDTAKKLTTGAPVWLAHEQWVRAELQRADGTATSDTWSRLVTAFEALDRPYDLARVRHRLAEALLTDGAEPDDRDRATELLRLSATVADHLGARPLADAVTLLAQRARLTPTRTPGPARPTADPVESLGLTSRERDVLRLVSAGRTNRQIAEELFISPKTASVHVSNILAKLGVSGRGEAAALAHRLGLFPPGAVSARTVG from the coding sequence ATGCTCTGGCCCGTGGAGACCAGGTCCGTCTGTCCGGTGTTCGTCGGTCGCGCCGATGAGTTGGGGGTGTTGCACGACGCGCTCGCCCGCGCCGCCACCGGTGAGCCGCAGGCGTTGCTGCTCGGTGGGGAAGCAGGGGTCGGCAAGACACGACTGGTCGAGGAGTTCGCCGAGGCGGCCTCCGGCCGGGGCGCTGTCGTCGCACTCGGCGGCTGCGTCGAGATCGGCGCCGACGGGCTGCCCTTCGCTCCCTTCTCCACAGCCCTGCGCGCCCTGCTCCGCGCGCTGCCCGACGAGTTGGCCGCCGCCGCTGCCGGGCAGGAGGAGGAACTGGCCAGGCTGCTGCCCGAGTTGGGCGAGACCGGCGCCGGACGGCACGACGAGGAGGGCATGGCCCGCCTCTTCGAACTCACCGCGCGCCTCCTGGAACGCGTCGCCGCCGACCGCACAGTCGTCGTCGCCCTCGAAGACCTCCACTGGGCCGACGCCTCCACCCGCCACCTCCTCGCCTACCTCTTCCGCACCCTGCGCACCGGCCGCCTCGTCGTCCTCGCCACCTACCGCGCCGACGACATCCACCGCCGCCACCCCCTGCGCCCCCTCCTCGCCGAACTGGACCGGCTGCGCACCGTCCGCCGCATCGAGCTGAGCCGCTTCAACCGCGCCGAAGTGGGCCGACAGATCGCCGGTATCCTCGCCGCCGAACCCGCACCGGCCCAGGTCGACGAGATCTTCGACCGTTCCGACGGCAACGCCTTCTTCGTCGAGGAACTCGCCGTCGCCGCCCACGAGGGCTGCCGCACCCGGCTCACCGACACCCTCCGGGACCTGCTCCTCGTACGCGTCGAAAGCCTGCCCGAGAGCGCCCAGCGGGTCGCCCGGATCGTCGCGGAGGGCGGCTCCACCGTCGAGTACCGGCTGCTCGCCGCCGTCGCCGGGCTCGCCGAGGACGACCTCATCGAGGCACTGCGCGCTGCGGTCGGCGCCAACCTCCTGCTCGCCACCCCGGCCGGCGACGGCTACCGCTTCCGCCACTCCCTGGTCCGCGAGGCCGTCGCCGACGACCTGCTCCCCGGCGAACGCTCCCGCCTCAACCGCCGCTACGCCGAGGCACTGGAGGCCGAGCCGACGCTCGTCCCCGCAGACCAACGCGCCATGCGCCTGGCCAGCTACTGGTACCACGCCCACGACCCGGCCAAGGCCCTCCCCGCCGTCCTGGACGCCTCGGTCACCGCCCGCCGCCGGTACGCGTACTCCGAGCAACTACGGCTCCTGGAACGGGCGATGGAGCTCTGGGACGCCGCCCCCGACGCCGTACGGGCGACCCTCCGCCCTGTCGACTACACCGAGATCTACCCGCCCTACGGCTGCGACTCGGCCCCCACCGCCCTGCGCTACCTCGACCTCATGGCCGAGGCCGCCGTCGCGGGCCGGCTGTGCGGGGAGCGCGAACGCGCACTGAAGATCATCAAGCGGGCGCTGCACCTCCTGGAGGACGACGGCGACCCGCTGCGCGCCGCCTGGTTCTGGTGCCAGCGTTCCCGTCTGGTCCAGGCCCAGTCGCGAGGCGACGGCTGGAAGGAACTCGGCACGGCCCAGGAACTCGTACGCGGTCTGCCGCCCTCGGAGGTGCACGCCGAGGTCCTGGCCAATGTCGCCGCCTGGTCGATGCTGCACTCGCCCGGCCCCGACGCCCTCGCCGCCGCCGAACAGGCGGTCGAGTACGCCCGCATGGTGGGCGCCCACGAGACCGAGCTGCACGCCCGTCTCACCCACGGCGGACTCCTGATCGACGCCGGTGCCACGGAGACCGGGTTCGCGGAGATGCGCGCGGTCAAGGAACAGTCGGTCGCGGAGAACATCTTCTTCGTCGCCGGACGCGCCTATGTCAATCTTCCCAGTGGGCTCGAGTCGGTCGGCCGTTCCCGGGACTCCGTCCCCATCCTGGAGGAGGGCATCGCCTACACCCGCAGGTTCGGCCTGCTGGACTCCGAGGCCTGGGTGTGGGGCAACCTCTCCCAGTCGCTGTACTCGCTCGGACGTTGGGACGCCGCCGCCGACGCCGCGACCAACGCGCTGCGCCGGGGCCACAGCACCAAGCCACAGGGAGGCGGCGCCATCTGCCTGGCCCAGCTCGCCCTGGACCGGGGCGACCTGCCCGAGGCCACGCGCCAACTGGCCACCGCGCACGAGCACTTCGGCACCCACGACCCCATGCCCCAGCACGACCTGCTGCTCGCCCTGGTCACCATCGGTGTCGCCGCCGCCGAGGGCCGCCTCCTCGACGCCCGCACCGAACTGGGCCATGTCCTGGACACCGGCTTCCCGCCGGGCACCCACCGCTACGGCTGGCCCTTGCTCCTCGCCGCCGTCACCGCGGAGGCCGACGCCCGCGCCCTGCCCACCGTCGCGGCGGGCCGCGCCGAGATACTCGAACGCATCCGCGACACCGCCAAGAAGCTCACCACGGGCGCCCCCGTCTGGCTCGCCCACGAGCAGTGGGTCCGCGCCGAACTCCAGCGCGCCGACGGCACCGCCACCTCCGACACCTGGTCGCGGCTCGTCACCGCCTTCGAGGCCCTGGACCGCCCGTACGACCTCGCCCGGGTCCGCCACCGCCTCGCCGAGGCCCTGCTGACGGACGGCGCCGAGCCCGACGACCGCGACCGGGCGACCGAACTCCTCCGGCTGTCCGCCACCGTCGCCGACCACCTGGGCGCCCGCCCGCTCGCCGACGCCGTCACCCTCCTCGCCCAACGCGCCCGCCTCACCCCGACCCGCACTCCCGGTCCGGCCCGCCCCACGGCGGACCCGGTGGAGTCCCTGGGCCTGACCAGCCGCGAACGGGACGTCCTGCGTCTGGTCTCCGCAGGCCGCACCAACCGCCAGATCGCCGAGGAACTCTTCATCTCGCCGAAGACGGCGAGCGTCCACGTCTCCAACATCCTGGCCAAACTGGGCGTCTCGGGCCGGGGAGAGGCGGCGGCGCTGGCCCACCGGCTGGGGCTGTTCCCACCGGGGGCGGTTTCCGCCAGGACGGTCGGGTGA
- a CDS encoding DUF6191 domain-containing protein, producing MFNMFEELFAPGRKHTRDEQNRLELTREDVGDGDPGRGPIDLASGKVVVRPSEQPGRPDRADQPERTDRPERTDQRERTDPPHVT from the coding sequence GTGTTCAACATGTTCGAGGAGCTCTTCGCACCGGGACGCAAGCACACCCGCGACGAGCAGAACCGCCTGGAGCTGACCCGCGAGGACGTCGGTGACGGCGACCCCGGACGCGGCCCGATAGACCTCGCGTCCGGAAAGGTCGTCGTGCGCCCGTCCGAGCAACCGGGTCGGCCGGACCGCGCCGATCAGCCAGAACGGACTGATCGGCCGGAACGGACTGATCAGCGTGAACGGACTGATCCTCC